In Clostridium sp. SY8519, one genomic interval encodes:
- a CDS encoding IMP cyclohydrolase, producing MIQESIAKLLSSNTYPGRGIVIGRTPDGTKAVAAYFIMGRSANSRNRIFVEDGEGIRTQAFDPSKLEDPSLIIYAPVRVLGNKTIVTNGDQTDTIYEGMDKQLTFEQTLRSREFEPDAPNYTPRISGIMHLEDGRYSFAMSILKSNQGDPDCCCRYTFAYEKPKAGEARFIHTYQCDGNPLPSFEGEPELTETLDDLDAYTELLWNNLNEENKVSLFVRYIDIATGNYETRIVNKNK from the coding sequence ATGATTCAGGAATCCATCGCGAAGCTGTTAAGCAGCAATACCTATCCGGGCCGGGGGATTGTCATCGGCCGCACACCGGACGGCACCAAGGCAGTTGCGGCATACTTTATTATGGGACGCAGCGCCAACAGCCGGAACCGTATCTTTGTGGAAGACGGAGAAGGGATCCGCACGCAGGCGTTTGACCCTTCCAAACTGGAGGACCCGAGTCTGATTATTTACGCGCCGGTGCGGGTGCTGGGCAATAAAACCATCGTAACCAACGGGGATCAGACGGACACGATTTACGAAGGAATGGATAAGCAGCTGACCTTTGAACAGACGCTGCGCAGCCGGGAATTTGAGCCGGACGCGCCGAATTACACGCCCAGAATCAGCGGAATCATGCATCTGGAAGACGGCAGATACAGCTTTGCCATGTCCATCTTAAAGAGTAATCAGGGAGATCCGGACTGCTGCTGCCGCTACACTTTTGCTTATGAAAAGCCAAAAGCAGGCGAAGCCCGGTTTATCCACACCTATCAGTGCGACGGCAATCCGCTGCCGAGTTTTGAAGGAGAACCGGAGCTGACCGAGACTCTGGATGATCTGGACGCATATACGGAACTGCTCTGGAACAACCTGAATGAAGAGAATAAAGTATCTCTGTTTGTCCGTTACATTGATATCGCGACCGGAAACTATGAGACACGGATTGTCAATAAAAACAAATAA
- a CDS encoding phosphoribosylaminoimidazolecarboxamide formyltransferase, whose protein sequence is MRHGLSIKTNKAQKQEDIVKELELKYGCNPNQKPSRIYMEQGELPIQVLNGRPGYINFLDALNGWQLVKELKEATGYPAATSFKHVSPAGAAVGTPLTEVERKIYWVDDMGELSPLASAYAKARGADRMSSFGDFISLSDVCDADTARLIKREVSDGVIAPGYEPEALEILKQKKKGNYNIIQIDPSYRPDPVEHKQVFGITFEQGRNELPINRELLDNVVTENKEIPDSAKTDLLIALITLKYTQSNSVCYVKNGQAIGIGAGQQSRIHCTRLAGQKADNWFLRQSPKVLGLQFVDGLGRANRDNAIDVYIGEEYEDVLAEGQWQKIFKVKPEVFTREEKKAWLAKNTGVALGSDAFFPFGDNIERAHKSGVKYIAEPGGSIRDDNVIETCNKYQMAMCFTGIRLFHH, encoded by the coding sequence ATGAGACACGGATTGTCAATAAAAACAAATAAAGCGCAGAAGCAGGAGGATATTGTGAAAGAACTTGAACTGAAATACGGATGCAATCCCAATCAGAAACCTTCCAGAATTTACATGGAACAGGGGGAGCTGCCGATCCAGGTACTGAACGGCAGACCGGGCTACATCAACTTTCTGGATGCCTTAAACGGCTGGCAGCTGGTAAAGGAACTGAAAGAAGCCACCGGATATCCGGCAGCCACTTCCTTTAAACATGTGTCACCTGCAGGGGCTGCAGTGGGGACACCGCTGACGGAAGTGGAACGAAAGATTTACTGGGTGGATGATATGGGCGAACTGTCCCCTCTGGCTTCTGCCTACGCAAAGGCAAGAGGCGCAGACCGGATGTCTTCCTTCGGTGATTTCATCTCCCTGTCTGATGTCTGCGACGCAGATACCGCAAGACTCATCAAACGGGAAGTTTCCGATGGTGTAATCGCTCCGGGATATGAGCCGGAAGCCTTGGAAATCCTGAAACAGAAGAAGAAGGGCAATTATAACATTATCCAGATCGATCCTTCCTATCGTCCGGATCCGGTAGAGCATAAGCAGGTCTTCGGAATTACTTTTGAACAGGGACGCAATGAGCTGCCGATCAACCGGGAACTGCTGGACAATGTGGTAACTGAGAACAAAGAGATCCCGGACAGCGCGAAAACAGACCTTCTCATTGCCTTGATCACATTAAAATACACCCAGTCCAATTCCGTCTGCTATGTGAAAAACGGACAGGCAATCGGAATTGGTGCCGGACAGCAGTCCAGAATCCACTGTACCCGTCTGGCAGGACAGAAGGCGGACAACTGGTTCCTGCGCCAGTCCCCGAAGGTGCTTGGCCTGCAGTTCGTGGATGGCCTGGGCCGGGCAAACCGCGACAATGCGATCGACGTGTACATCGGCGAGGAATACGAAGATGTGTTGGCAGAAGGCCAGTGGCAGAAGATCTTTAAGGTAAAACCGGAGGTTTTCACCAGAGAAGAGAAAAAAGCCTGGCTGGCAAAGAATACCGGCGTGGCCCTTGGATCGGACGCATTCTTCCCCTTTGGGGACAATATTGAGCGTGCCCACAAAAGCGGCGTGAAATATATTGCGGAACCGGGCGGATCCATTCGTGACGACAACGTCATCGAAACCTGCAACAAATACCAGATGGCTATGTGCTTTACAGGCATTCGGCTGTTCCATCATTAA
- a CDS encoding PFL family protein, which translates to MINMYEVNETNEMIEHENLDVRTITLGISLMDCIDADLDTLNENIYNKMTRLARDLVKTGQEIEKKYQIPIVNKRISVTPIALVGAAACKTPEDYVTIAKTLDRVADTVGVNFIGGYSALVSKGMTHADELLIRSIPKALASTNLVCSSVNLGSTKTGINMDAVRLMGQVVKETAELTKEKDSYGCTKLVVFCNAPDDNPFMAGAFHGVTEADAIINVGVSGPGVVMNALKKVRGESFEVLCETIKKTAFKITRVGQLVAREASRMLDVPFGIIDLSLAPTPAVGDSVAGILEEIGLEFAGAPGTTAALALLNDQVKKGGIMASSYVGGLSGAFIPVSEDQGMIDAVRADALTIEKLEAMTCVCSVGLDMIAIPGSTSAATISGIIADEMAIGMVNQKTTAVRVIPVIGKDVGDEAEFGGLLGYAPIMPVNQHSCEAFVNRAGRIPAPVHSFKN; encoded by the coding sequence ATGATTAATATGTACGAAGTGAACGAAACCAATGAGATGATCGAACATGAGAATCTCGACGTTCGTACAATTACACTGGGCATCAGCCTGATGGACTGCATTGACGCAGATCTGGACACCCTGAATGAAAACATTTACAACAAAATGACACGTCTTGCCAGGGATCTGGTAAAAACCGGTCAGGAGATCGAAAAGAAATACCAGATTCCGATTGTCAACAAACGAATTTCCGTGACTCCCATTGCTCTGGTAGGCGCTGCGGCCTGCAAGACACCGGAAGATTATGTAACCATCGCAAAAACCCTGGACCGGGTGGCAGATACGGTGGGCGTCAACTTTATCGGCGGATATTCCGCTCTGGTATCCAAGGGAATGACCCATGCGGACGAACTTCTGATCCGCTCCATTCCAAAAGCGCTGGCCAGCACCAATCTGGTCTGCAGCTCTGTGAACCTGGGTTCCACAAAGACCGGAATCAACATGGACGCGGTACGTCTGATGGGCCAGGTCGTAAAGGAAACCGCGGAACTGACCAAGGAAAAGGATTCCTACGGCTGCACCAAACTGGTGGTATTCTGCAACGCGCCGGATGACAATCCGTTTATGGCAGGCGCCTTCCACGGCGTGACAGAAGCGGATGCCATCATCAATGTAGGTGTCAGCGGCCCTGGCGTAGTGATGAACGCGCTGAAAAAAGTCCGGGGCGAATCCTTCGAAGTACTGTGTGAAACCATAAAGAAAACAGCCTTCAAGATCACCCGTGTGGGCCAGCTGGTGGCGCGGGAAGCGTCCCGCATGCTGGATGTGCCCTTCGGGATTATCGACCTGTCTCTGGCACCCACACCGGCAGTGGGCGACAGCGTAGCAGGCATTCTGGAAGAGATCGGCCTGGAGTTTGCAGGCGCGCCCGGCACGACGGCAGCGCTGGCGCTTCTGAACGATCAGGTGAAAAAAGGCGGCATCATGGCTTCGTCGTATGTAGGCGGCCTCAGCGGCGCCTTTATCCCAGTCAGCGAAGACCAGGGCATGATCGATGCGGTCCGGGCAGATGCCCTTACCATTGAAAAGCTGGAAGCCATGACCTGTGTATGCTCTGTAGGTCTGGATATGATCGCGATTCCGGGCAGCACTTCCGCGGCTACCATTTCCGGCATAATTGCGGATGAGATGGCCATCGGCATGGTAAACCAGAAGACCACGGCAGTACGTGTGATCCCTGTGATCGGCAAAGATGTAGGAGACGAGGCGGAGTTCGGCGGCCTGCTGGGCTATGCGCCGATTATGCCGGTAAACCAGCATTCCTGCGAAGCCTTCGTGAACCGTGCCGGACGCATTCCCGCTCCGGTTCACAGTTTCAAAAACTAA
- a CDS encoding MBL fold metallo-hydrolase: protein MELCSIASGSSGNCIYAGTETHHILIDAGISKKRIEQGLHGIGLKAEELEGILITHEHSDHIQGLGVMARKYGIPMYATQGTIDAIRRADKIGKVDWELFCPIEKDSEFQIGDITVRPIRISHDAADPVAYILKNQKQSMGVITDLGKYDDYIIDNLQNLDVLLLEANHDVNMLQVGVYPYPLKRRILGERGHLSNELSGQLLGAVLHDNMKCVLLGHLSKENNYPRLAYETVRSEITMGDNPYKGSDFPIAVASREKPSELITI from the coding sequence ATGGAATTATGTAGTATTGCCAGCGGCAGCAGCGGAAACTGCATTTACGCGGGCACGGAAACGCATCACATTCTGATTGATGCGGGCATCAGCAAAAAACGGATCGAACAGGGACTGCACGGAATCGGCCTGAAGGCGGAGGAACTGGAGGGAATTCTCATTACCCATGAGCATTCGGACCACATCCAGGGCCTGGGCGTAATGGCCCGGAAATACGGGATCCCGATGTATGCCACACAGGGGACCATAGACGCCATCCGCAGAGCGGATAAAATCGGAAAAGTCGACTGGGAACTGTTCTGCCCCATTGAAAAAGACAGCGAATTTCAGATCGGCGACATTACCGTGCGTCCGATCCGGATTTCCCATGACGCGGCGGATCCGGTGGCGTATATTCTGAAGAATCAGAAGCAGTCCATGGGAGTGATCACAGATCTGGGAAAATATGATGATTATATTATAGACAATCTTCAGAATCTGGATGTATTATTATTAGAGGCCAATCACGATGTCAATATGCTGCAGGTGGGCGTGTATCCCTACCCCCTGAAGCGGCGGATCCTGGGCGAACGGGGACATCTGTCCAACGAGCTGTCCGGGCAGCTTCTGGGCGCTGTGCTGCATGACAATATGAAATGCGTGCTTCTGGGACATCTCAGTAAAGAGAATAATTATCCCAGACTGGCCTATGAGACGGTGCGGTCGGAGATTACCATGGGCGACAATCCGTATAAAGGAAGCGATTTCCCGATCGCGGTAGCCTCCCGGGAGAAACCGTCAGAACTGATTACCATATAA
- a CDS encoding ACT domain-containing protein, which produces MERKTDKTIITVVGKDTVGIIAKVCTYLADNHINVLDISQTIVQGYFNMMMIVDMATSDKPFADASSELTSLGEEIGVAIKCQKEEIFDMMHRL; this is translated from the coding sequence ATGGAAAGAAAGACAGACAAGACAATTATCACTGTTGTAGGAAAAGATACCGTAGGTATTATCGCAAAAGTATGCACGTATCTGGCAGACAATCACATCAACGTGCTGGATATTTCTCAGACCATCGTACAGGGCTATTTTAACATGATGATGATCGTCGATATGGCGACTTCTGACAAACCCTTTGCCGACGCGTCTTCCGAGCTGACCAGTCTGGGAGAGGAGATCGGCGTAGCCATCAAATGTCAGAAAGAAGAAATCTTTGACATGATGCACCGTCTCTAA